The sequence AAATGATTACCTTGAGTATAACAAGTTTAAGCAATTATTTGAATAATAAAATGGTTAATTTTAATCTATTTCTAATTTTTGATTAGACTTCTTCGTACATATCAGCTGATTCATTTTTCTTAGTTGTATCTTTGGTATTGAGAATTCTAATTTTCATAGTTCTTTCTCCAAAGTGTAATTCTAATACATCCCCGACACCAACATCAGTAGACGATTTGGCTACACGATCGTTGATAGTAGCACGACCGTTATCGGCAAACTCCTTAGCAACAGTTCTTCTCTTAATAATACGGCTTACTTTTAAAAACTTATCTAGTCTCATAATTAATCCTCAATTTTCATAAATTTGGTGAGATATTTACCCATTGGTAAAATTTCCCATTCTTCTTTAGTCAACATTCTCCAATGTTTGGACAATTTTAAATAAACTAATGCCCCAATAGGAATGGCAATAATATTTAAAATCACACTGTGAACTCGAGTCATCGTTGTACCAACAGCAAACAAACTGACAATAATCTTGACAATGACGGCCATTACTAGTCCCGCCTTGATCAGATTAAAGATAAATCGTTTGTCTAAAGATAAAAATTCACGATTGAAATCATAAATAATTAAGATTCCAAATAAAATCACGCATTCACTCAAAACGGTTGCCATAGCTCCACCAGCAATTCCATATTTAGGAATCAAAATAA comes from Companilactobacillus pabuli and encodes:
- a CDS encoding RNA-binding S4 domain-containing protein encodes the protein MRLDKFLKVSRIIKRRTVAKEFADNGRATINDRVAKSSTDVGVGDVLELHFGERTMKIRILNTKDTTKKNESADMYEEV